One region of Mesomycoplasma ovipneumoniae genomic DNA includes:
- a CDS encoding Cof-type HAD-IIB family hydrolase produces the protein MIKKLIFSDIDGTLYCGDFSVDKETIDFLKNNKDNFTLILNTGNPLGSRILQIAKLLEIRYLLTSNGSLFSDLKEDRHTLINGPISQKSQDFVFKIAKDLDMQLNFWTSQKYFSFNFKEQNYSYFNYPLLDPENEVIFVDGPQKDVIKLELIGPSQNLEKAYKLLQEDGDLEAVLINNISIEISKKGTNKGNAVEFVAKTFGIDVQKTMTIGDSPNDISMLEKTNFSYAMANGYEIVKKTAKLHTSACDQQGLVYAIKDFLYRTKFD, from the coding sequence ATGATTAAAAAATTAATATTTAGTGATATTGACGGAACTCTTTATTGCGGTGATTTTTCCGTTGATAAGGAAACAATTGATTTTCTAAAAAATAATAAAGATAACTTTACCTTAATTTTAAATACAGGCAATCCTTTGGGTTCAAGAATTTTGCAAATAGCAAAACTCTTGGAAATTCGTTACCTTTTAACATCTAATGGCTCTTTATTTAGTGATTTAAAAGAGGACAGACATACTTTAATTAATGGACCAATTTCGCAAAAATCACAAGATTTTGTTTTTAAAATTGCCAAAGATTTAGATATGCAACTAAATTTTTGAACAAGCCAAAAATATTTTAGCTTTAATTTTAAAGAGCAAAATTATTCCTATTTTAACTACCCACTTTTGGATCCTGAAAATGAGGTAATTTTTGTTGATGGCCCACAAAAAGATGTAATAAAATTAGAACTAATTGGCCCAAGCCAAAATTTAGAAAAGGCTTATAAATTATTACAAGAAGATGGTGATCTTGAAGCAGTTTTAATTAATAATATAAGCATTGAAATTAGTAAAAAAGGAACAAATAAAGGAAATGCTGTTGAATTTGTAGCAAAAACTTTTGGAATTGATGTCCAAAAAACAATGACAATTGGCGATAGTCCTAATGATATTTCAATGCTTGAAAAAACTAATTTTTCTTATGCAATGGCAAATGGCTATGAAATTGTTAAAAAAACAGCAAAACTTCATACAAGCGCTTGCGATCAACAAGGGCTAGTTTATGCAATTAAAGACTTTTTATATCGGACAAAATTTGACTAA